A genome region from Paradevosia shaoguanensis includes the following:
- the pqqD gene encoding pyrroloquinoline quinone biosynthesis peptide chaperone PqqD — protein MTAPVAPAARRRMSVSEESTPTLARGAKLRFDESRGRWVFLVPERVMAPDEIAVEILQLCDGERTVAAIIDLLVEKYTAPREEIAADVIAMLQDLAESGFLVEAKS, from the coding sequence ATGACAGCCCCGGTCGCACCGGCCGCACGGCGGCGGATGAGCGTCAGCGAGGAGAGCACCCCTACCCTCGCCCGCGGCGCCAAGCTGCGGTTCGACGAGAGCCGGGGGCGCTGGGTGTTCTTGGTGCCCGAGCGGGTGATGGCTCCCGACGAGATCGCCGTCGAGATCCTGCAGCTTTGCGACGGGGAGCGGACAGTCGCCGCGATTATCGACCTGCTGGTCGAAAAGTATACGGCGCCGCGCGAGGAAATCGCTGCGGACGTCATTGCCATGCTGCAGGACCTGGCCGAGTCCGGGTTCCTGGTGGAGGCCAAGTCATGA
- a CDS encoding phosphoribulokinase has product MSQLHPIISITGSSGAGTTSVKRIFELIFRRENIGAAFIEGDAFHRYNRADMKAKIAEEEARGNPNFTHFHPDANELETLESIFAEYAQSGTGRTRTYIHDDEEAKTYGLPAGNFSPWREFGESDLLFYEGLHGCAVTDKVNLPRHADLRIGVVPVINLEWIQKIHRDRSARGYSAEAVMDTILRRMPDYVRYITPQFTQTNINFQRVPIVDTSNPFIARWIPTPDESMLVIRFANPRGIDFPYLLSMIHDSFMSRPNSIVVPGNKLDLAMQLILTPLILQLIERKRRAA; this is encoded by the coding sequence TTGTCGCAACTGCATCCGATCATATCGATCACGGGCTCGTCGGGCGCCGGCACCACATCGGTCAAGCGCATCTTCGAGCTGATTTTCCGGCGGGAGAACATCGGCGCCGCCTTCATCGAAGGCGATGCGTTCCACCGCTACAACCGGGCGGACATGAAGGCCAAGATCGCCGAGGAGGAAGCCCGCGGCAATCCGAACTTCACCCACTTCCACCCGGATGCCAACGAGCTCGAAACGCTCGAATCCATCTTCGCCGAATATGCGCAGTCCGGCACCGGCCGCACCCGCACCTATATCCATGACGACGAAGAGGCCAAGACCTACGGCCTGCCTGCCGGCAATTTCTCGCCCTGGCGCGAGTTCGGCGAGAGCGACCTGCTCTTTTATGAAGGGCTTCACGGCTGTGCCGTGACTGACAAGGTCAACCTGCCGCGTCATGCCGATCTCAGGATTGGCGTCGTCCCGGTCATCAATCTGGAATGGATTCAGAAGATCCATCGCGACCGCTCGGCGCGCGGCTATTCGGCCGAGGCGGTGATGGACACCATCCTGCGGCGCATGCCCGATTACGTGCGCTACATCACGCCCCAGTTCACGCAGACCAACATCAACTTCCAGCGCGTGCCGATCGTAGACACGTCCAATCCCTTCATCGCCCGTTGGATCCCGACGCCCGATGAATCCATGCTGGTCATCCGCTTCGCCAATCCGCGCGGCATCGACTTCCCCTACCTGCTCTCGATGATCCACGACAGCTTCATGTCGCGGCCCAATTCCATCGTGGTGCCCGGCAACAAGCTCGATCTGGCCATGCAGCTCATTCTCACCCCGCTGATCTTGCAGCTCATCGAGCGCAAGCGCCGGGCCGCCTGA
- a CDS encoding LysR family transcriptional regulator, translated as MKNITLRQLRAAAAVQKAGKIIFAANELGLSQPAVTLQLRDLEKLVGTQLFDRTNEGMRPTAAGLAVAEAAKAIEERLLVLGDEIDAIKGVRKGALRLGVVSTAKYFAPSIMAAFMKQFPDVDVTLFVGNRAETIASLNNHTVDVALMGRPPRELPVRAASFGEHPLVFVAPPDHPLARARQISKERIGQEKFLVRERGSGTRISLEIFLGELPGRIDDLGTELESNETIKQAVMAGLGLAFISGHTIAQEVELGRLVVLDVVGTPIRRQWFSVTRADRSISPAMKAFETFLSSEGNRFLPVITS; from the coding sequence ATGAAGAACATCACTTTGAGGCAGCTCCGCGCTGCGGCGGCCGTACAGAAGGCCGGAAAAATCATATTTGCTGCCAATGAATTAGGCCTCTCGCAGCCGGCCGTGACGTTGCAATTGCGCGACCTCGAGAAGCTCGTGGGCACTCAGCTCTTCGACCGCACCAACGAGGGGATGCGTCCCACTGCCGCAGGTCTGGCGGTCGCCGAGGCGGCCAAGGCCATCGAGGAAAGGCTGCTGGTGCTGGGCGACGAGATCGACGCCATCAAGGGGGTTCGCAAGGGGGCCCTGCGGTTGGGGGTGGTTTCGACCGCCAAGTATTTCGCACCCAGCATCATGGCCGCGTTCATGAAGCAGTTTCCCGATGTGGACGTGACACTCTTCGTGGGCAACCGCGCCGAGACCATTGCCAGCCTCAACAATCATACGGTCGACGTGGCGCTGATGGGTCGCCCGCCGCGCGAGTTGCCGGTGCGTGCCGCATCGTTCGGCGAGCACCCGCTCGTCTTCGTGGCGCCGCCCGATCATCCGCTGGCGCGGGCCAGGCAGATCAGCAAGGAGCGGATCGGGCAGGAAAAGTTCCTCGTGCGCGAGCGCGGATCCGGCACGCGCATCTCGCTCGAAATCTTCCTCGGCGAGCTTCCCGGTCGTATCGACGACCTCGGAACGGAACTCGAATCGAACGAAACCATCAAGCAGGCGGTGATGGCCGGGCTGGGCCTCGCCTTCATCTCGGGGCACACGATCGCGCAGGAAGTGGAACTGGGGCGGCTGGTGGTGCTCGATGTCGTCGGCACCCCGATCCGGCGGCAATGGTTCTCGGTCACGCGCGCGGATCGCTCGATCTCGCCGGCCATGAAGGCGTTCGAGACGTTCCTGTCCAGCGAGGGCAACCGGTTCCTCCCGGTCATCACGTCGTAG
- a CDS encoding class 1 fructose-bisphosphatase produces MPAPSLDDHLNAFVGTSSAECLAVADVIRKLAGAAVEVREAINLGALGNAFAGIASTNAGGDVQKDLDVLADEIFLNAMAGAPVALFASEELENPVVLDRDAHIAIAIDPLDGSSNIETNVSVGSIFSLLPVVRPLEASGIETFLQPGISQLAAGFFVYGPQLALVLTLGAGTHIFVYSPRQNTFVEAYPDVQIAHKASEFAINASNYRHWDSPVRLYVDECLNGSTGAHGRDYNMRWIASLVADTYRILIRGGVFLYPGDSRKGYGKGRLRLVYEANPIAMLVEQAGGLATDCMTRTLEIQPTALHQRVPLVFGSASEVTRIEHYHAEAGQIGERSPLFGHRGLFRS; encoded by the coding sequence ATGCCCGCGCCGTCGCTAGACGATCACCTCAATGCCTTTGTCGGCACCTCGTCCGCCGAATGCCTGGCGGTCGCCGATGTCATCCGCAAGCTGGCCGGCGCCGCCGTCGAGGTGCGCGAGGCGATCAACCTGGGTGCGCTCGGCAATGCCTTTGCCGGCATCGCTTCCACCAATGCGGGCGGCGACGTGCAGAAGGACCTCGACGTCCTCGCCGACGAGATTTTCCTCAACGCCATGGCCGGCGCGCCTGTCGCGCTCTTTGCGTCCGAGGAACTGGAAAACCCGGTCGTGCTCGACCGCGACGCCCATATCGCCATCGCGATCGATCCGCTCGATGGCTCGTCCAATATCGAAACTAACGTCTCCGTCGGTTCGATCTTCTCCCTGTTGCCGGTGGTGCGGCCATTGGAGGCGAGCGGCATCGAGACGTTCCTGCAGCCGGGTATCTCCCAGCTCGCTGCAGGCTTTTTTGTCTATGGGCCGCAACTGGCGCTGGTGCTCACGCTCGGCGCCGGCACCCATATCTTCGTCTATTCGCCGCGCCAGAACACTTTCGTCGAGGCCTACCCGGATGTGCAGATCGCCCACAAGGCGAGCGAGTTCGCCATCAACGCCTCGAACTACCGCCACTGGGATTCCCCGGTGCGCCTTTATGTCGACGAATGCCTCAACGGCTCCACCGGCGCCCACGGCCGCGATTACAACATGCGCTGGATCGCCTCGCTCGTGGCCGACACCTATCGCATCCTGATCCGCGGCGGCGTGTTCCTTTATCCGGGCGATAGCCGCAAGGGCTACGGCAAGGGCCGTTTGCGCCTCGTTTACGAAGCCAATCCGATTGCGATGCTGGTCGAACAGGCGGGGGGCCTGGCGACCGATTGCATGACCCGCACCCTCGAAATCCAGCCCACAGCGCTCCACCAGCGCGTGCCGCTGGTCTTCGGGTCCGCGTCCGAGGTCACGCGCATCGAACATTACCACGCCGAAGCCGGCCAGATCGGGGAGCGCTCGCCGCTCTTCGGGCATCGCGGCCTGTTCCGGTCATAA
- the pqqE gene encoding pyrroloquinoline quinone biosynthesis protein PqqE: protein MSPSITHSSPVLSDPRDGVAILEGNRSVAEQYGIPLAVLLEMTHRCPLQCGYCSNPVEMERAGNELTTEEWKKVLTELAEIGVLQVHFSGGEPTVRKDLVELVQHASDVGLYSNLITSAVLLSKEKLEALADAGLSHIQISFQAADPVLANRIGGFQNGHAKKLEAAGWAREVGLPLTVNAVMHRQNMSQLPEIIDMAVAMDADRIEVANVQYYGWALKNRASLMPSIEQIDEMTRVVEEAQARLKGILAIDFVIPDYYATRPKKCMGGWGRQFFNITPAGKILPCHAAETITDLNFESVRSNHSIAWIWQNSDAFNKYRGTGWMPEPCQSCAFKEQDYGGCRCQAFALTGSAGNTDPACSLSPLHDKIFKIAETEAAEGTNRYIYRNFSGGTLEPEENAHGA, encoded by the coding sequence ATGAGCCCTTCGATTACCCATTCCAGCCCGGTTCTGTCCGATCCAAGGGATGGCGTTGCCATCCTGGAAGGCAACCGCTCGGTTGCGGAACAATACGGCATCCCGTTGGCTGTTTTGCTTGAGATGACGCACCGTTGCCCCCTGCAATGCGGGTATTGCTCCAATCCGGTGGAGATGGAGCGGGCGGGCAATGAACTGACCACCGAGGAGTGGAAGAAGGTTCTGACCGAGCTTGCCGAAATCGGCGTGCTGCAGGTGCATTTTTCGGGCGGCGAACCAACCGTGCGCAAGGACCTGGTGGAGCTTGTGCAGCATGCAAGCGACGTCGGCCTCTATTCCAACCTCATCACTTCGGCCGTGCTGCTCTCCAAGGAGAAGCTCGAGGCACTGGCCGATGCCGGGCTCTCGCATATCCAGATCAGCTTTCAGGCTGCAGACCCGGTGCTGGCCAACCGCATCGGCGGGTTCCAGAACGGACACGCCAAGAAGCTGGAAGCCGCAGGCTGGGCCCGCGAGGTGGGACTGCCGCTGACGGTCAACGCGGTGATGCACCGGCAGAACATGAGCCAGCTCCCCGAGATCATCGACATGGCAGTGGCCATGGATGCCGACCGGATCGAGGTGGCGAACGTCCAGTATTATGGGTGGGCGCTCAAGAACCGCGCGTCGCTGATGCCATCCATCGAGCAGATCGACGAAATGACCCGGGTGGTCGAGGAGGCGCAGGCGCGGCTCAAGGGCATCCTTGCGATCGACTTCGTCATTCCGGACTACTACGCGACCCGACCCAAGAAGTGCATGGGCGGGTGGGGCCGGCAGTTCTTCAACATCACGCCTGCGGGCAAGATCCTGCCGTGCCACGCAGCTGAGACGATCACGGACCTCAATTTCGAGTCCGTGCGCTCGAACCATTCGATCGCCTGGATCTGGCAGAACTCGGACGCCTTCAACAAGTACCGCGGCACCGGATGGATGCCGGAGCCCTGCCAGAGCTGCGCCTTCAAGGAACAGGATTACGGCGGTTGCCGCTGCCAGGCTTTCGCCCTGACGGGCAGCGCCGGCAATACCGATCCGGCCTGTTCGCTCTCCCCGCTCCATGACAAGATCTTCAAGATCGCCGAGACGGAAGCGGCAGAAGGCACCAATCGGTATATCTACCGCAACTTCTCGGGCGGCACGCTGGAGCCCGAAGAGAACGCGCATGGCGCCTGA
- the pqqB gene encoding pyrroloquinoline quinone biosynthesis protein PqqB, with the protein MLRIIVLGAAAGGGVPQWNCGCAVCSAARNGQPELRSTQASVAVSADGEHWFLINASPDIRQQIIDTPSLHPKGGKLRHSPIAGVILTNGEVDAVAGLLSLREGWPFEIHAHQRVLSILKSNSIFNVLNPELVKRIPIEAGAVFEPRLPDGSPSGLEIEAFEAPGKAAWYLEGIADEQPGDTLGLVVRSKADGDSFVFLAACSMVTPDVAARLQNAPLVFFDGTLWRDDEMIAQGLSKKTGQRMGHIAMEVAIPALSDSGIGRKVFLHINNSNPALLPGSPEREAAEAAGWLIPSDGMEIKQ; encoded by the coding sequence ATGCTACGCATAATCGTTCTCGGCGCCGCGGCGGGTGGTGGCGTGCCGCAGTGGAACTGCGGTTGCGCCGTCTGCTCGGCCGCGCGAAACGGACAGCCCGAACTGCGCTCGACGCAGGCTTCGGTGGCGGTGAGTGCCGATGGGGAGCACTGGTTCCTCATCAACGCCTCCCCCGACATCCGCCAGCAGATCATAGATACGCCGTCCCTGCACCCCAAGGGCGGCAAGCTGCGGCACAGCCCGATTGCGGGCGTGATCCTGACCAATGGCGAGGTCGACGCGGTGGCAGGGCTGCTGTCGTTGCGCGAGGGTTGGCCCTTCGAGATCCATGCGCACCAGCGCGTGCTCTCGATCCTCAAATCGAACAGCATTTTCAACGTGTTGAATCCCGAGCTTGTGAAACGGATTCCGATCGAGGCAGGAGCGGTTTTCGAGCCGAGGCTGCCAGATGGTTCGCCGTCGGGACTGGAGATCGAGGCGTTCGAGGCGCCGGGCAAGGCGGCCTGGTATCTGGAGGGCATCGCGGACGAGCAGCCGGGCGATACGCTGGGGCTCGTTGTCCGCAGCAAGGCGGATGGCGACAGCTTCGTATTCCTGGCGGCCTGCTCGATGGTGACGCCGGACGTGGCTGCCAGGCTCCAGAACGCGCCGCTGGTGTTCTTCGATGGCACGCTTTGGCGCGATGACGAAATGATCGCCCAGGGGCTTTCCAAGAAGACCGGGCAGCGGATGGGTCATATCGCCATGGAGGTGGCGATCCCCGCACTTTCCGATTCCGGAATTGGCCGCAAGGTCTTCCTTCACATCAACAATTCCAATCCCGCCCTCCTGCCCGGCTCGCCGGAGCGGGAAGCAGCGGAAGCGGCGGGATGGCTGATCCCGTCGGACGGCATGGAGATCAAGCAATGA
- the fba gene encoding class II fructose-bisphosphate aldolase (catalyzes the reversible aldol condensation of dihydroxyacetonephosphate and glyceraldehyde 3-phosphate in the Calvin cycle, glycolysis, and/or gluconeogenesis) has protein sequence MARITLRQLLDHAAEHGYGVPAFNINNMEQGLAVMEAAKDVDSPVILQASRGARSYAGDIMLGRIIDALEEMFPDIPLCMHQDHGNNVATCLSAIQHGYTSVMMDGSLKEDAKTPSDYDYNVGITAEVARLAHMVGASVEGEIGVLGSLETGEGDAEDGHGFEGKLDRHMLVTDPEEARRFVSETKVDALAVAIGTSHGAYKFTREPTGEVLAMEIIEKLHQVLPNTHLVMHGSSSVPKEWQEVFNSHGGEMRETWGVPVDEIVRGIKHGVRKINIDTDLRLAATAAMRKVAVTDPSEFDPRKFFKPAMDAMRSVCRQRFEAFGTAGNASRIKVIPLSQMAKRYASGALDPKTSAQHAA, from the coding sequence ATGGCCCGCATCACCCTCAGGCAGCTTCTCGATCACGCCGCCGAGCACGGCTACGGCGTCCCCGCCTTCAACATCAACAACATGGAGCAGGGGCTGGCCGTGATGGAAGCGGCCAAGGACGTGGATTCCCCCGTCATCCTCCAGGCCTCGCGCGGCGCCCGTTCCTATGCCGGCGACATCATGCTCGGCCGCATCATCGATGCGCTTGAGGAGATGTTCCCCGATATTCCGCTTTGCATGCATCAGGACCACGGCAACAACGTCGCTACGTGCCTCTCGGCCATCCAGCACGGCTATACCTCCGTCATGATGGACGGCTCGCTCAAGGAAGACGCCAAGACGCCGTCCGACTACGACTACAATGTCGGCATCACCGCTGAAGTCGCGCGTCTCGCCCACATGGTCGGCGCTTCGGTCGAAGGCGAGATCGGTGTGCTCGGGAGCCTCGAAACCGGGGAGGGCGATGCCGAGGATGGCCACGGCTTCGAAGGCAAACTCGATCGCCACATGCTGGTGACTGATCCCGAAGAAGCCCGTCGCTTTGTCTCAGAAACCAAGGTCGATGCCCTGGCCGTCGCCATCGGCACCAGCCATGGCGCCTATAAGTTCACCCGCGAGCCCACCGGCGAAGTGCTGGCGATGGAGATCATCGAAAAGCTCCATCAGGTCCTGCCGAACACGCATCTGGTCATGCACGGCTCGTCCTCCGTTCCCAAGGAATGGCAGGAAGTCTTCAATTCCCACGGCGGCGAAATGCGCGAGACCTGGGGCGTGCCGGTCGATGAGATCGTGCGCGGCATCAAGCACGGCGTCCGCAAGATCAACATCGATACGGACCTGCGCCTCGCCGCCACCGCCGCCATGCGCAAGGTCGCCGTCACCGATCCCTCCGAGTTCGACCCGCGCAAGTTCTTCAAGCCGGCCATGGACGCCATGCGCAGCGTCTGCCGCCAGCGCTTCGAGGCCTTCGGCACGGCCGGCAATGCCTCGCGCATCAAGGTCATTCCCTTGAGCCAGATGGCCAAGCGCTACGCCTCGGGCGCGCTCGACCCGAAAACCTCGGCCCAGCACGCCGCCTGA
- the pqqA gene encoding pyrroloquinoline quinone precursor peptide PqqA translates to MAWNKPKIVEVPVSMEINMYACATRK, encoded by the coding sequence ATGGCCTGGAACAAGCCGAAGATCGTCGAAGTGCCGGTTAGCATGGAAATCAACATGTACGCCTGCGCTACGCGCAAGTAA
- a CDS encoding LysR family transcriptional regulator, producing the protein MDENEIDNSEKLLGQINALLRSPRPAKADAKRPEITLHQLRIFWAVAHSDTLTKAAKQLGLAQPSLSQQLSKLEGIVGTRLFDRRSNQMVLTDAGNYMMSRAETVLRNMRDLEDGLAQFSGGRRVTVRLSGISSVLRVLLPSALARMHGKFPDVDFDIQDNAPADVLEQLYGRRVNIGLVASSSLAQAGVGFLQVPIVDDPMVLVVPDRLDLSKVRNANKDMRREDRAILNQSIQFIFGTQHAKRVEDWYDQMLPEHRVAAQCRSFEVAIGLVRAGMGVCLAPALSTVAGTQAFEGVRLYKVQAPPRHIVAMLPSQYRRLEPYASLIDALQEVGEAFRLPSIEATPPFLDRPAVNDL; encoded by the coding sequence ATGGACGAAAACGAAATCGACAACAGCGAGAAGCTCCTGGGCCAGATCAACGCCCTGCTCCGCTCGCCGCGCCCCGCAAAGGCCGATGCCAAGCGCCCCGAAATCACGCTGCATCAGTTGCGCATTTTCTGGGCCGTAGCGCATTCGGACACGCTGACCAAGGCCGCCAAGCAGCTCGGACTGGCGCAGCCGTCGCTGTCCCAGCAGTTGTCCAAGCTCGAGGGAATCGTCGGCACGCGGCTCTTCGACCGGCGCTCCAACCAGATGGTCCTTACTGACGCGGGCAACTACATGATGAGCCGCGCCGAGACGGTACTGCGCAACATGCGCGACCTCGAGGATGGGCTGGCGCAATTCAGCGGCGGGCGGCGGGTTACGGTGCGGCTGAGCGGCATCAGCTCGGTGCTCCGCGTACTGCTCCCATCGGCGCTGGCGCGCATGCACGGCAAGTTTCCCGATGTGGATTTCGACATCCAGGACAATGCGCCGGCCGACGTGCTCGAACAGCTTTACGGGCGGCGGGTGAACATCGGTCTCGTGGCTTCGAGCTCGCTGGCTCAGGCGGGCGTCGGTTTCCTGCAGGTGCCGATCGTGGATGACCCGATGGTGCTGGTCGTGCCCGACCGGCTGGACCTTTCAAAGGTGAGGAACGCCAACAAGGACATGCGGCGCGAGGATCGAGCTATCCTCAACCAGTCGATCCAGTTCATCTTCGGCACGCAGCACGCCAAGCGCGTCGAAGACTGGTACGACCAGATGCTGCCTGAACATCGCGTCGCCGCGCAGTGCCGCAGTTTCGAGGTGGCCATCGGGCTGGTGCGGGCGGGGATGGGCGTATGCCTGGCGCCGGCGCTTTCGACGGTCGCGGGGACGCAGGCTTTCGAGGGCGTGCGGCTCTACAAGGTGCAGGCGCCGCCGCGCCATATCGTGGCGATGCTGCCCTCGCAATACCGGCGGCTCGAGCCCTATGCGAGCCTCATCGATGCGCTGCAGGAAGTCGGTGAGGCTTTCCGGCTGCCGTCAATCGAGGCGACGCCACCGTTTCTCGATCGGCCTGCGGTGAACGATCTCTAG
- a CDS encoding phosphoglycerate kinase, producing the protein MNAIALPDIFEADIAGRTVLVRADLNVPMHHGVVTDATRIIRFAPTVAALQQRGAKVVVLSHLGRPKGTHNPVHSLAPVANALSQELDTPVRFGSDCVGGAAEAVSRTLEPGSVAMLENLRFHEGEEANDRAFAYLLSANGDIFVNDAFSCSHRAHASTDAITRLMPSYAGPSLLAEVEALTLALDDPDRPVAAVVGGAKVSTKIDILTHLVSKVDFLIIGGGMANTFLAAFGHDVGRSLYEPDALATARRVLVQAQKHNCEVVLPNDLVVARDFAANAPSEVAPTSAIPSDAMALDIGPASLESAIGVLERCRTLLWNGPLGAFEIEPFGRATFALAQAAAGLTAAGRLLTVAGGGDTAAALGAAGVADRFTYLSTAGGAFLEWLEGKQLPGIAALTSPESAMENI; encoded by the coding sequence ATGAACGCCATCGCGCTCCCTGACATTTTCGAAGCGGACATTGCCGGCCGCACGGTTCTGGTCCGCGCCGATCTCAACGTTCCCATGCACCATGGCGTCGTCACCGACGCCACCCGCATCATCCGCTTCGCCCCCACGGTCGCCGCCCTTCAGCAGCGCGGCGCCAAGGTGGTGGTTCTCTCCCATCTCGGCCGGCCCAAGGGGACGCATAACCCGGTGCATTCGCTGGCGCCGGTCGCCAATGCCCTCAGCCAGGAACTCGATACGCCGGTGCGCTTCGGCTCCGATTGCGTCGGGGGCGCCGCCGAGGCGGTCAGCCGTACGCTCGAGCCCGGCTCGGTCGCCATGCTCGAAAACCTGCGCTTCCATGAGGGCGAGGAGGCCAACGACCGCGCCTTCGCCTATCTGCTCTCGGCCAATGGCGACATCTTCGTCAACGATGCCTTTTCCTGCTCGCATCGCGCCCATGCCTCGACCGACGCCATCACGCGGCTGATGCCGTCCTATGCCGGCCCGTCGCTTCTGGCCGAGGTCGAAGCGTTGACCTTGGCGCTCGACGATCCCGATCGTCCGGTAGCGGCCGTGGTCGGCGGCGCCAAGGTCTCCACCAAGATCGACATCCTCACGCACCTCGTCAGCAAGGTGGATTTCCTCATCATCGGCGGCGGCATGGCCAATACCTTCCTCGCCGCCTTCGGCCATGATGTCGGCCGCTCGCTTTATGAGCCCGATGCCCTCGCCACCGCGCGCCGCGTGCTGGTGCAGGCCCAGAAACACAATTGCGAAGTCGTTCTCCCCAATGACCTCGTGGTTGCGCGCGACTTCGCCGCCAATGCGCCAAGCGAAGTCGCACCCACCTCTGCCATCCCGTCCGATGCCATGGCCCTCGATATCGGCCCGGCCTCGCTGGAAAGCGCCATCGGCGTTCTCGAACGCTGCCGCACGCTCCTCTGGAACGGCCCGCTCGGCGCCTTCGAGATCGAGCCCTTCGGCCGCGCCACGTTCGCGCTTGCCCAGGCGGCCGCCGGCCTCACAGCGGCCGGTCGCCTGCTCACGGTCGCCGGGGGAGGCGATACCGCCGCCGCCCTCGGCGCTGCCGGGGTCGCCGATCGCTTCACCTACCTGTCCACGGCCGGCGGCGCCTTCCTCGAATGGCTCGAAGGCAAGCAATTGCCGGGCATCGCCGCGCTCACCTCACCCGAATCCGCCATGGAGAACATCTGA
- the pqqC gene encoding pyrroloquinoline-quinone synthase PqqC has protein sequence MTAMTAFSVATDAPLNSAEELENQLRHIGATRYHSLHPFHKLLHGGKLDKGQVQAWALNRYYYQSSIPIKDAVVLSRFRDRNIRLEWRHRIEDHDGNFGTEGGIERWLKLTEGLGLDTDYVESAEGILPATRFAVDAYVHFVRDRTPLEAIASSLTELFAPNLHEERISGMLKHYDFINPNVMTYFQRRLEQAPRDANFALAYVKEHATTPEQRKLVCNALIFKTNVLWVQLDALYHAYVEGHTPPGAFVPEAK, from the coding sequence ATGACTGCGATGACGGCCTTTTCGGTTGCGACCGACGCGCCTCTCAACTCGGCGGAGGAACTGGAAAACCAGCTCCGCCACATCGGGGCCACGCGCTACCACAGCCTGCATCCGTTCCATAAGCTTCTGCATGGCGGCAAGCTCGACAAGGGCCAGGTGCAGGCCTGGGCCCTCAACCGCTACTATTACCAGAGCTCAATTCCCATCAAGGACGCGGTGGTGCTGTCGCGGTTCCGGGACCGGAACATCCGGCTCGAATGGCGGCACCGCATTGAAGACCATGACGGCAATTTCGGCACCGAGGGCGGCATCGAGCGCTGGCTCAAGCTGACCGAGGGGCTGGGGCTGGACACCGATTATGTGGAATCCGCCGAGGGCATCCTGCCGGCGACCCGCTTTGCCGTGGATGCCTATGTGCACTTCGTACGCGATCGCACGCCGCTCGAGGCCATCGCCTCCTCGCTGACCGAACTCTTCGCTCCGAACCTGCACGAAGAGCGCATCTCGGGGATGCTCAAGCACTACGATTTCATCAATCCAAACGTGATGACCTATTTCCAGCGCAGGCTGGAGCAGGCCCCTCGGGACGCCAATTTCGCACTGGCCTATGTCAAGGAACACGCGACGACGCCCGAGCAGCGCAAGCTTGTCTGCAACGCGCTGATCTTCAAGACCAACGTCCTCTGGGTGCAACTCGACGCGCTCTACCACGCCTATGTCGAAGGCCACACTCCGCCCGGCGCCTTCGTGCCGGAAGCGAAATGA